One segment of Salvelinus alpinus chromosome 1, SLU_Salpinus.1, whole genome shotgun sequence DNA contains the following:
- the LOC139567583 gene encoding uncharacterized protein DDB_G0280315-like — protein sequence MIYYVWLHKTETKGGRLFGEDSGAYNENVEDGWAYNENVEDGVAYNENVEDGWAYNENVEDGLGYNENVEDGWAYNENVEDGLGYNKNVEDGWAYNENVEDGWAYNENVEDGWAYNENVEDGWAYNENVEDGWAYNENVEDGWVYNENVEDGLAYNENVEDGWAYNENVEDGWAYNENVEDGWAYNENVEDGWAYNENVEDGWAYNENVEDGWAYNENVEDGWAYNENVEDGWAYNENVEDGLAYTENVEDGWVYNENVEDGWAYNENVEDGWAYNENVEDGLAYNENVEDGWAYNENVEDGWVYNENVEDGWVYNENVEDGWAYNENVEDGWAYNANVEDGWAYNVNVEVACSNHIRDNLCILAD from the coding sequence atgatatattacgtttggttacataagacagaaacAAAAGGAGGGAGGTTGTTCGGGGAGGACAGTGGGGCATATAACGAGAACGTGGAAGACGGGTGGGCGTATAACGAGAACGTGGAGGACGGTGTGGCATATAATGAGAACGTGGAGGACGGGTGGGCGTATAATGAGAACGTGGAGGACGGGTTGGGGTATAACGAGAACGTGGAGGACGGGTGGGCGTATAATGAGAACGTGGAGGACGGGTTGGGGTATAACAAGAACGTGGAGGACGGGTGGGCGTATAATGAGAACGTGGAGGACGGGTGGGCGTATAATGAGAACGTGGAGGACGGGTGGGCGTATAATGAGAACGTGGAGGACGGGTGGGCGTATAATGAGAACGTGGAGGACGGGTGGGCGTATAATGAGAACGTGGAGGACGGGTGGGTGTATAATGAGAACGTGGAGGACGGGTTGGCGTATAATGAGAACGTGGAGGACGGGTGGGCGTATAATGAGAACGTGGAGGACGGGTGGGCGTATAATGAGAACGTGGAGGACGGGTGGGCGTATAATGAGAACGTGGAGGACGGGTGGGCGTATAATGAGAACGTGGAGGACGGGTGGGCGTATAATGAGAACGTGGAGGACGGGTGGGCGTATAATGAGAACGTGGAGGACGGGTGGGCGTATAATGAGAACGTGGAGGACGGGTGGGCGTATAATGAGAACGTGGAGGACGGGTTGGCGTATACTGAGAATGTGGAAGACGGGTGGGTGTATAACGAGAACGTGGAGGACGGGTGGGCGTATAACGAGAACGTGGAGGACGGGTGGGCGTATAATGAGAACGTGGAGGACGGGTTGGCGTATAACGAGAACGTGGAGGACGGGTGGGCGTATAACGAGAACGTGGAGGACGGGTGGGTGTATAACGAGAACGTGGAGGACGGGTGGGTGTATAACGAGAACGTGGAGGACGGGTGGGCGTATAACGAGAACGTGGAGGACGGGTGGGCGTATAACGCAAACGTGGAGGACGGGTGGGCGTATAACGTGAACGTGgaggttgcgtgttcgaatcaCATTAGGGACAACTTATGCATTTTAGCTGATTAG